Proteins encoded in a region of the Zea mays cultivar B73 chromosome 2, Zm-B73-REFERENCE-NAM-5.0, whole genome shotgun sequence genome:
- the LOC103646162 gene encoding uncharacterized protein translates to MLSVGSLYHLPAFAFHWFASPSPVLGCCLPVEHSRGGGRACTAGAMRDWAPSIIATALFALLCPGGVLQMPDRHRPVDLMNMKTSFPSMLVHVVIYSLLLMLFLVILQPHLYI, encoded by the coding sequence ATGCTTTCCGTCGGTAGTCTGTACCACCTGCCTGCCTTTGCCTTCCACTGGTTCGCTTCTCCCTCTCCTGTGCTTGGCTGCTGCTTGCCCGTTGAGCACAGCAGGGGGGGGGGGCGTGCCTGCACAGCCGGCGCGATGAGGGACTGGGCGCCGTCGATCATCGCCACGGCGCTGTTCGCGCTCCTGTGCCCGGGCGGCGTGCTGCAGATGCCCGACCGGCACCGCCCCGTCGACCTCATGAACATGAAGACCAGCTTCCCGTCCATGCTCGTCCACGTCGTCATCTACTCCCTGCTGCTCATGCTCTTCCTCGTCATCCTGCAGCCTCACCTCTACATCTGA